A genomic region of Roseateles amylovorans contains the following coding sequences:
- a CDS encoding translation initiation factor Sui1, translating to MALVYSTNGGRTCPTCRQAQADCRCKALAKDAVLGDGKVRVRRETAGRKGKGVTVVLGLPLNADGLAETAKKLKAACGSGGTVKDGTVEIQGDHLEKVMQWLTQAGYAPKKAGG from the coding sequence ATGGCATTGGTCTATTCCACCAACGGCGGCCGCACCTGTCCCACCTGCCGTCAGGCGCAGGCGGACTGCCGCTGCAAGGCGCTGGCCAAGGATGCGGTGCTGGGCGACGGCAAGGTGCGGGTGCGCCGTGAGACCGCCGGCCGCAAGGGCAAGGGCGTGACGGTGGTGCTGGGCCTGCCGCTGAATGCGGACGGGCTGGCCGAGACCGCCAAGAAGCTGAAGGCCGCCTGCGGCTCCGGCGGCACCGTGAAGGACGGCACCGTGGAGATCCAGGGCGATCACCTGGAGAAGGTGATGCAGTGGCTGACGCAGGCGGGCTATGCGCCCAAGAAGGCCGGCGGCTGA
- a CDS encoding DUF4242 domain-containing protein, producing MPKYVIERDIPGAGALSPADLQAVSQKSCAVLQDLGPSIQWQHSYVTDDKLYCVYIAPNEALIREHARIGGFPAERVSRVRRIIDPTTAEG from the coding sequence ATGCCGAAATACGTCATCGAACGCGACATCCCCGGCGCAGGCGCGCTGTCTCCCGCCGATTTGCAGGCCGTCTCGCAGAAGTCCTGCGCGGTGCTGCAGGACCTGGGACCGTCGATCCAATGGCAGCACAGCTATGTCACCGACGACAAGCTCTACTGCGTCTACATCGCACCCAACGAGGCACTGATCCGGGAGCATGCCCGCATCGGCGGCTTCCCGGCGGAGCGGGTGTCCCGGGTGCGGCGGATCATCGATCCGACCACGGCCGAGGGCTGA